The DNA window ATCCAAACTTATAATCAGAAATCCAAGATAAAACACACTATagtataagtttaattaaaacgGTAAGATAACTAGATAAAGATGATCGAGCTTTCGACAACTTATAGTTTTTATTAAGCATAAATTATAGAACAGATATTCAGTTCCTCATTATTCAAGCAGATCCCTGAATCAGATACAGAAGCAGAACATAATATATCAATTTCAAATACAGATTACAACAGATATAGATGTAGATTTCCTACCCCCAACTGttacaccatctccgtccaaccctacacaccaaaaagGGTATGAAGTATCCATCCATCCATTCACGCCATGTAGTGGTTGTATGTCACGTTCAAAATGTCGCAGACTAGCTGTTAGAACAGAATGTGATAAGTCACTAGAATCAGATACATATATGTAGCTTAGCCACCAGTCTTGGCAGATTATTAAACTGCCCACACTTTTTCCTTATTCAAACACCCAATGCAGATGTAAATTTATAGATACAGATATAAGCATACAGTGTTACAAATTCATATTATACTCATTTAATACAGAATACAGGTACTCGTCAGTCTACATATCGATGACATATATAACAGTTTGTACAAAAATAGATTATCAGTTGATGAGCTTTATAGCCCAAATCGAACCATACGGACTTTACGGTAGGCCTACGTTCAACTGGAACGATGTTTACGGTCTTAATGAAAAGTCTTAGATTTTGTCCCACACGCCACTATGGATTCACACAGCCTGGAAGGCTGGCCCATGTGgtctacacggcctagcacacgtccatgtggctcaaagcagtgagttacacgatctaacatacggccaagcacacgctTGTATGACTCAAACACCAATTATctctcacatggcctagacacatgcccgtgtctctggcccgtGTGACTCTAATTCcaaaacaatgagttacacggcttgggcacacgcccgtgtcgttGGCTTGTGTGgttttaattccaaaatagtgagttacacggccatgtAGGGTCAACAGCCATGTTTTCTGACTTTCGTAAAATGCAAAAATCggggttttcgttacacacctagtACGGTTTCATTGTAGAAGCAACCACGCTAATCCTAAAGCCTAAAAATAACATTCAATTGCCGAATCAAACAACTTATTCCCAAAGAAATCGATAACCACATCCAAATTAAAATTACGTCGAATAACTTTGACATGAAAGTCCAACTCAAAAATTTAGCACTTACCCCCATATGTAACAACGAAACACGATCATGATTCGATGAAGGAACTTTACTCCTAAGGTTTTCGCCTAAAAAAGAAACCAAATGATTATTTAACAGAAAGTTCAGAATGAGATGATTGTATTTCAACCTCGACAAGAACAAACAAAGTCGGGCAAAAATAACAGAGAATAACAATGAAACTTACTCCAATACTTGTCAATCTAACGAGAACCAACCCAATTCCGCAACAATCCAATAAAATTTatcacaagaaaaagaaaagaaaagaaaaaaaagaaaaggaagaatgtttagagaagaagaagataagaaaacaacaaaaaaagaaaaaaaaaagttaaaacgtgaaaaaaaaggatttttaaaaaaaataaaatcaattaacaaaagaaaaattaactgACTTCACGAAAGAgtgtaaaaatatgtttagagACTTGAACATGTGACCAGAGAGAACATAAAAACTTAACCATTCCAGCAACAGACTCTTTCTTGACATAAAATCACACGGAATTAAACTTAAGTCAGAGGTTCAGGAATAAGGGCTCaatcaaataaaataacaaaatttccaaaagcAGAATTTAAACCCCTATTGTCCAGCTCATAGATAGGGAACTTAGCCACAATTACAAAACTTAATTATAACAGGATTTAGCTAACAACACTTAAGTTTTTAAGGCATTACAATTATAATAGTATAGAgaccaaaatttacctaaaaagatTATAggaactaaatctcaaatttaaacatatcaaaaccatAATATAGCCAAAGATGATCTATACTATTTgttgggatcgacccgattaagcaacaagtaaaaaaaacagtggaataaattgagaaattaaacacacaaatttaacgtggaaaacctctccaaagaggataaaaaaaccacgggcaaagataattttattataatagcaaaagaatgaatagtacaaaagatggagggaaaaactaaaccccgaaaacaaagaaccctcaaaatgtaaatacaaaattctctaaatgtgttatgagttctaatctctaacgggtgtattttctaagattgtaaaagagcctatttataggctaaatttataggtcaaataataataaaataatctagacaatcagagtttgattgaaacaaataaacagagtttaactgaaagattatttttcaaatttgactgaaataggagtcatactcaatactaatacataccaaataaaaatatacagattaaatctcaaaattaagcATAGTATCATAACATGACTGAAGTCATTTCATACCTAACACAATCATCCCTAATCTGTgctattatatataaaaataaatgatatggGCATTTCTCATGTTACACATGTTATCACCTTCTATTCTTTTTAGATTATACTcaatatattatgtttaaattttttatttaatctatatactttaattttttttacataatttggtatcttaatttttataatatcattagttaatctaaatactttattcttaTTAAATTGCTaacatgaatttttaataattgttaatattgttaaaattctctattaaatccatgttcattacaatacATTTTTATTACATGACCActaaatgtgtttttattttaattttaatatgttgcaccaataaatttaatagaaGACTTAACTAGACTCGAATTTTTTAAgtcaaaaataaaagaattaaatttcaaatgtacaaaTAATGCAATGACTTGAAgtgtattttaatattaaaatttttattatataatttgataaaaaaaagataattaaatcaatgtgagtaaaaaattaaaataaggtagccatatttaaaatttcatttttttgcaAAGTAAAGAGAAAGATATAGTAATATATTAGGTCCTTAATTTGTAATCATTTTAAAGCATTGAATTCAAATTCAACAAACTTCATTCACATGAAAAATGATggcatttttctctcttatttatttatttttcataaaatgatgGCCTATTTATAGGTAAATAATCTTCACCTGCtcttactaaaatttaaaatcatttaaaacaaagTTGAAAATTAACATTATTCTCATAGTTGTTCTTCACTGCATTTAAATCAAATCTATCCTACCACTTTTATCACAATAAATTTTCATTGCATTtataaatataacattcattGGTTTAtcacaataaaaaattaaatataaggaAAAATTGGCAtacattattaatttaattataaaaaagttacGTATTACAAGAGAACTCactttagtattttatttaatttttcgtttcttttaattattgagtttgtattatttatcaaatcattcaAAAATGATAAGAAAAATGAATGTTTGTTGACTTTGTTAACGTGACATCTACACGGTAGCCCATGTGTATGCTATGTCAGTAAAGATAATAAAcgttaacattttatttattttaaggtgatttgacaaataatataaatttaaataaaaaaatataaataagtggTAAATGAGCCTTTATAATGCTAAATCGAAGAGTAGTTAGCATTTAGCAAATTAGAGGAAGCCACCCTCCTATTAAAGCTATCCCTCAAAGTTGCAAATGGCAAAGTCAGATATATAGCAAGTTCAAgccctttatttttttaataatttcttttttttctctaaaattctCAACACAAAAATGGTGTGTTGGGGAGATTTATCCTATCCTTGTTTGCTTATATTTGGTGTTTATCACAAACTCATGAATTCTTTGTTTGTCCgaatattaaaaatcaaattcacAAAAAAGTAAATCCACCATTATTGATTCAAATATATGATTGGATATCTTATTTGACGGTAAATATTAAGTTTGTCCAATGTTCAGCATGAACAAATGTTTTAAGATTCTAATATGATTTCATTGGATCTAACTTATTTTCTATTAACCAAAAATAATAACATCGTTACgattataaaatcataattttaataatgtacctaacccatatatacatgtgtggctcagttttaaaagctaattttgttttttttccctttgattttgtacataaattaaattgaaGGTTGGTGAATATTAGAATATGTGATCAATAGAAAAATGGGTacttaatgatttttaaaagaaaaatatagaaaagggaaaaaaaagttgGCTAGATAACTTTTTTAAATCTTCAACTGAATTAGAACAGAGTTGGATAACATTAGAGGAAGAGGGGGATAAGATGGGAGGTGCCGGAAGGGAAATTGATAAAGGTGAATATTATTGCAACTGTGGGAGTTGGCTCGTTAGTTGCTGGGGGGGGGGTGGCCAAGTGGCCAAGGACAATGGGGGACATTGGCTGAGGGGGTTCTCCCGTGAGTTAGGGATTTGTCTAGTGCTGGCAGCTGAGTTATAGAAGGCTTTTAAGGGAGTTAAACTAGCACGGACTAAAAGGGTTAAAAAGATTATCTTAGAGATGAATTGTATAAAGACAATTAACATGTTGAATGGTCAGATTcgatattaaaatttatcatgagaataaatgttaaatgaaaaGTCTTTGACGAATCTTATTATGTGGTGCATGGCATTGTGGTGACTGAGACTCTCAATTCAATGATAAAATTTTTCctcttgaaaaaaaatatttaagaaatatgGAGTTTTTATTGGTGGTTAGGTAAAAGGTTGGAGCTTGGTATGGGAGACACAGGGAGTTAGAATGTTAGATCTTACACAGTTTTGACAAAGTAGCAGTTGTTTATTTGGATTATTTAATGTCCAAATTGTAACATATGTATGTGATAAAAACTGGAACATGAAACAGGTTTGAGCATCAAACTTCAAAGGTGGGGTCATTGTTTTCTAATGAATTAAATTACCttgaaatttttaacattttcttttcttaagaTTTATTTCACTTGTTTGTCATGTTCTTTCATGGGggtgttttttttcattttttatgcaTCCCCTCAAGAAAAAGTGGCAGGTTTTGCCCAAAAACTCGTCTTTTAACTCAAAAACTCTCTCTTTGCTCCTTTTCATGCGAGTAATTCTTCAtttctttcatctttctttttctctctctttccctTCCCccctcctctctctctctctcgctcTCCAAAAAGGCTACAGAAaagttgtttttatttatttatatttgtatgaaaAAACCACAAAATTTCCCCTCATTTCTTGCCCAGTTTACAACGAGAAATCTTTGTTTTAacaaggaaaaggaagaaaataaaggataacataaacacaaaataaatttattccttttttattacaatttttaatCTTTTGAGTATGAATGGTCTTTTACATCTTGAAGAACCAGATTGTTCTGAGTTTGTTGAAGTTGATCCAACTGGAAGATATGGCAGAGTATTCATAAATtaactttctttttcctttttttttttagttttgagtTGAAGTTTTTGATTCTTATACCTTCTTTGTATTgtcctttttcctttctttcttttgtttgcaGTACAATGAAATCCTTGGAAAAGGAGCTTCAAAGACAGTGTATGGTTCAAAACTCAAatattttcccattttttttcAATACCCAGTCTATATTTCTTCATTATATTTGCTTCTGTGcatcctcttttctttttcttttttacagaATTTGAGCTCCATTTGATATTTCCAATGAAGTGTTTTTTGGGGGGGGGCATAACATATATGGTTGATGTTTATTGCAGTTATAGAGCATTTGATGAGTATGAAGGGATTGAAGTTGCTTGGAACCAAGTCAAACTTTATGATTTTCTTCAAAGCCCTGAAGATCTTGAAAGACTGTATTGTGAGATTCATCTCCTTAAGACATTGAAGCACAAGAATATTATGAAGTTCTATACTTCTTGGGTTGACACCGCCAATAGGAACATTAATTTTGTCACTGAAATGTTCACTTCTGGAACTTTAAGACAGTAAGAAAAAAACATGTCCAAAATCTGtgttttttaatgttaaaaatatGGCTTCTTTTGGTGTTGTTTATTAGATGTTTGATATTTTGTTTATGATGGGGGATCCCCTTGCAGGTATAGGCTAAAGCATAAGAGAGTGAACATTAGAGCAGTGAAGCATTGGTGTAGGCAGATCTTGAGAGGCCTTCTTTATCTCCATAGCCATGATCCCCCTGTGATTCATAGAGATCTTAAATGTGACAATATTTTTGTCAATGGCAACCAAGGAGAAGTTAAGATCGGCGATCTCGGCCTTGCTGCGATTCTCCGCAAATCTCATGCTGCTCATTGTGTTGGTATGTTTTATCTTAACCAATTTTCGGGTTAACTTGAACTGAACTTAAACTTTGGTTGACTCATAGAAATGATTTCAGTACGAAACAATAGACTGTCTTATCTTGTTTGAGAAATATTGAACTTTTCGAGTTGGGGGGGAGGGGGTTGATTCAATAAAATGGAAAGTCACCATTTTTGGGGCTTGCTTTTTCCTCAGGAACACCAGAGTTTATGGCTCCAGAGGTTTACGAAGAAGCCTACAATGAATTAGTTGACATTTATTCGTTCGGAATGTGCATTTTAGAAATGGTTACTTTCGAGTATCCTTATAGCGAATGCACCCATCCGGCTCAAATCTACAAGAAAGTTATCTCCGTAAGGGCTTTTCACTTTGCTTGACTTGCTTTCTCGCTTTGTTTCATCTGCTGGAATGACCGAATTTTCATTAACACGCGTTCTTATTTTTAGGGTAGAAAACCAGATGCTTTGTATAAAGTTAAGGATCCGGAAGTCCGACAATTTGTTGAGAAATGTTTGGCAACTGTGTCTTTGAGGCTATCTGCGAGAGAGTTGTTAAATGACCCTTTTCTACAGATTGATGattgtgaatatgatttgagacAACTAGAATATGGGAGGGAACTTGATGAAGTTGGTCCTCTCATTAGGCTACCGGATCTCGAGTTTCATCACAATAGTAGTTCTTATAGTAACGGATACAAGAATGGTTATGGTTACGAAACACCAAATGAATGGGGGTATCATCCTGCTGAAATTGAACCAAGTGGAATCGAGCTTTTTAAATATCAAGAGGATGAACATGCTGCAAATGTAGACATAAGCATCAAGGGGAAGATGGGAAATGATGGTGGTATCTTTTTGAGACTTCGGATTGTCGATAAAGAAGGTTAGGAACATATTTCATCCGTTCTTGTCAACTTTTTCTTTGTGGAGATCTGACTTGAACTTTCTCCTTTTTTTGTCAACTTGCAGGTCGTATTAGAAACATATATTTCCCATTCGATGTTGAAACTGATACAGCATTGAGTGTTGCTACTGAAATGGTTTCAGAATTGGATATCACTGACCAAGATGTGACTAAAATAGCCGATATGATCGATGGAGAAATTGCTTCCTTAGTACCTGGTTGGAGACGAGGGCCGGGAATTGATGAATCACCGCGCTTTTCGAATCAGAACTTTTGTCACAATTGTGCTTCGAACCGTACATCTACCGGCTCCCTCTTAGATTTTTTGACACATAATGGAGGTGTCAAAGACTCGCGAGTTCTTCAGTGTTGTAGAACTGGATGTGCTTCAATGCATGGCCGGTTTGAAGAGATTACTTTTCAAGTTGAGGAATCCGAGCATTGTGTGACAGATGGTGCACCGAACGAGTCAAGCCAGTCGGACAATTTGCATTACCAGGAAATATGGGATCAGCACGAAAATCATGAACTTAGACAGAGAAATTCAGACGAAGAGTTTGATAAATCAGATCAATCATTCTTGGCAAATGGTGATAAAGAAgttagagaagaaaagaaaatccaATCTCCTAACAGAAATTCAATCCAATGTTTGACAAGCTCTCGGTCTTTCTCTGAAGTTCATTCATTATACTGTGATCTCTCCGACAATTACGAGAATGAAGTCCAACAGGAACTGAGATGGCTTAAAGCAAAGTACCAGATGGAATTAAGAGAACTTAGAGATCAACAACAATTAGGAATTGTATCAGACTCTTCAAACTGCAGTAACAAAGCCAAGAACAGGAACAATGACATTCCGCCATTATCGACTTTTGCCCCTAACAAGCATTTTAACTCAGATTTCCATGATAATAAGAATAAGAGGTGCCCCGATTCAGCTAACCGAGGGGGCCGGTATCGCAAACCGGCAGAATCTCCAAGAGTTAAGGAGATGGTCACTGCTCAAAATTTCTGTACTGGATCACTGCTTCCACAATCTCTTCATAGAACAACTTCCCTTCCAGTTGATGCTGTTGATATATAATGTAAGACTCTGCATTCTTTTGAACATTTCTCTACATTTTTAGAGGctgaaataatatgaaatcaacccctttttattttttggtccATCAATGTTCAATCCAATTAGTTTTTCTCTATAATATCATACAAAAACCGACATCTTTGCCGTCTTATAATGTTGAACTTCCAGTGATGGAGATTCGGTTTTAGCTTTTTGAATATATAAACATAATAGTAACTCAAGAGCCTAAAACACAAAGGCATTGCATGTTGGAATTGAGTGGATGAATCATGAAGCATATAATATTGCCATCTTTCTAGCCGGCCAGGCCAATCATGTGCCAACAAAAAGCAAAAAAGAGCTGGCCAATGACAAGTTTTCCAGGAGCTTTAACATTTGATGCTAAAAAGTGTCCCATTTAGATCTGGTAATCCAATCCTTTCTTATTATGTTGGTGTATTTTCTTGTGTCATAATCATCAGATTTTAAGATAAAAACTTTTTAGTATGAGTTTTAACTTTGCATGTCTTGTGAGCCTCTCGTTATATAAAATTTaaggtaaatatatataaatatattattcatGTGGTATGAAGATGCCCCATGGTATCAATGATTGATTGGGAGTTTCAAAAGGGCAGTAAATTAGATGGGACCCCAATGGGGGGGGTATGGAGGATGAGATTGAGAATCATGTTCCATCCCATGCATTTGCATATTAAATCTCTTTGAGCTTGGCCCCACTCACCTATCATCATGTTCCAATGAACAGAGGACATCCCTCTGCTGACCTCATTATCCtatcttttcataaaatttaaacaccatatacaaatataattaaatatgtaaatatatatatgtaaatgtgaATAGCTGGATGGAGTATTAAAATTGATTAAGTCCAGAAATAATGAATAATGGTGGCCTTACAGATTGTACAGATGTTGGTACAAGCATTGAAGTGTGAAGATGGGTTGGTCAAAGTTTTCAAAGCACtgtttttgatttaataaattaatggaaAGGTTGCTTTTATGCCTCCAATCCAATAGGGGGGAATTATCCCTTGTCaaaaaagtaattaatataattataatttcagAGGCAAAGTGGAGACCAACTCATTGATTTAAGAGGATTTACCAACTTTcacttctttttttctatttgagAATTCAGtcaaaaatattagaataataatttaacAAGTATATCGAATTTTAACTCGATTAGTATGGATATTATTATCAATGTAGGAGCATATGAGTTTAAGTGCGTTGAAACGTATTAtactcttatttatgggttgataAGAGACTATGAGTAATTCTAaacattctttaaaaaaaaacaaatataatcagaacatataataaaactattaaaaaaataataagttaaCAATAATCACATTTTTAAATCGTCTTTCCCCTTCTTTTGAACGTTTAAATTGAGATAttctggaaaagaaaaaaaaaggaatctTGGAATGGgccaaaaagagattgaaaattTTGGATGAAGGCATGTTACAATATTATTCACGTGGCTGAAATTAAAATggataattttcctttttttactactttttaatattgaaaatttacTTTTGgataaataaaatggaaaaaataaagaaaagtatgCATTAACATGTAATCTTAATAACTTTTGCATACTTTTTTACTGTATCTTTTTTATCCTTTTCATATTGTGTTCAAAGCAAAAGCAAAATGGTAAAATCATGTATTTGGAATACGGAGGTGTATTTAAAattacatacaataaataataaaaagtatgattttgaattaattagtagtaaaaaatgaaatatgcacaatattaaaatgaaaaaaatagattaaattgagaataaaacgaaatttatacaaaaaaaaacattattttacaAATAAACTGATTTTTTAATAATTCCTTATTGAATTAAGACCTGATTGATGGGTCACATAACTCATTAAACTGCTTAATAAATAATAGAGAttcacaaatatataaaaatgtgtataaaaaatatacttattaaagttccaaataaaaaaaattgcattgatttgaatgataaataaaaaaattttacatgcattGCGTTCTatgtttgaattttattattgacaattttttattgatttttataaaaatataaaaggataAAAACACTCACATAATCGTATAATTCACTtagcaaataaatta is part of the Gossypium hirsutum isolate 1008001.06 chromosome D11, Gossypium_hirsutum_v2.1, whole genome shotgun sequence genome and encodes:
- the LOC107945971 gene encoding probable serine/threonine-protein kinase WNK9, with protein sequence MNGLLHLEEPDCSEFVEVDPTGRYGRYNEILGKGASKTVYRAFDEYEGIEVAWNQVKLYDFLQSPEDLERLYCEIHLLKTLKHKNIMKFYTSWVDTANRNINFVTEMFTSGTLRQYRLKHKRVNIRAVKHWCRQILRGLLYLHSHDPPVIHRDLKCDNIFVNGNQGEVKIGDLGLAAILRKSHAAHCVGTPEFMAPEVYEEAYNELVDIYSFGMCILEMVTFEYPYSECTHPAQIYKKVISGRKPDALYKVKDPEVRQFVEKCLATVSLRLSARELLNDPFLQIDDCEYDLRQLEYGRELDEVGPLIRLPDLEFHHNSSSYSNGYKNGYGYETPNEWGYHPAEIEPSGIELFKYQEDEHAANVDISIKGKMGNDGGIFLRLRIVDKEGRIRNIYFPFDVETDTALSVATEMVSELDITDQDVTKIADMIDGEIASLVPGWRRGPGIDESPRFSNQNFCHNCASNRTSTGSLLDFLTHNGGVKDSRVLQCCRTGCASMHGRFEEITFQVEESEHCVTDGAPNESSQSDNLHYQEIWDQHENHELRQRNSDEEFDKSDQSFLANGDKEVREEKKIQSPNRNSIQCLTSSRSFSEVHSLYCDLSDNYENEVQQELRWLKAKYQMELRELRDQQQLGIVSDSSNCSNKAKNRNNDIPPLSTFAPNKHFNSDFHDNKNKRCPDSANRGGRYRKPAESPRVKEMVTAQNFCTGSLLPQSLHRTTSLPVDAVDI